The sequence below is a genomic window from Agrobacterium tumefaciens.
CCCCGCAAATTTTCTCCGACGTTATTACCACGTCTTCTGCCTGCTCGACCAACCGGACGTGCGAGCTTTTATCGGCACGGAGGCATGTATTGTTCACAAGCAGAAGCGTTTTCCGAAGGCTGACAATCAGAACATTAATAGCAATCCCGCGTTCAGCCTTTCAGACCCCGAAACCTTCAGACTCTACGAACGCGCATACGAAGGGACTTCAGCGCTCTACTATCATGGCAGGCCCAGCCTGAAACAGATCCTTGCCCGCATCACCTCCTACGCAGATCGAGGATCTGCATGGTATCTTTTCCTTCCGGGATATCGGAACCGGCACCTCCCCAATCCTTCCTGCCTTCAGTTCTTTCTGAAGGCATCCCCCGGACCGCAGGGCGGTCAGAGCGGCCCTGACCGTCAGCGAGCGGGGCAAAGCCTTGCGAGAACGACCGGCAGGATTGCATAGAGGGCGGTTGAACGACAGCGGCGAGGGAAGTCCGGTCTGCGGGAGGGTTCTCTTTCTCCCCTCATTTTCTTTTTCCAACGCATTGAATGCCGCTAATATTGACGCTATATAGCGCCTATAATAATGGCGCTACCGAAATTGGAGGCGGATCATGGGACTGGCCCAATATGCAGATGAAGGACTGTTTGCGCCGCGTAAGATCGCGGATGCATTTCGCACGACCAGTGAAGAGATCGCCCGCACCGCTGGACTCGGAAAAGACGCGATCCAGCGCAAGGACCGTATCCGTTCGGACAGAACGCAGCGGCGCCTGCGCGAGATGATCGAGATCGTCAACAAGGTCGAACCGCGCTTCGGCTCGGCGTTGATGGCCTATGCCTGGTATCGCTCCGAGCCACTGTCCGGCTTCTCCGGCCAGACCGCGATGCAGCTGGTCCGCAACGGCCGCGCCGACGAGGTGCTCGACTATATCGACGCCGTTGATGCCGGCGTCCACGCGTAGCCCGACCGATGCACTATAACGGAAAGCTCTACCGGGCGCTCAACCCGATCTACGCCCGCGAGCCTCTATCCGGACGCGGCGCGGAACTCTATGGCGGCCGGTTCAACCCCAAAGGCATGCCGGCCCTTTACACATCGCTGACGATCATGACGGCGCTGAAAGAAGCTAATCAGGTCGGCAATCTGCAACCGACGACGCTGGTCTCCTATGATGCAGATATCGAGACTGTGTTTGACTGCCGGGACGACACGGCCCTTCGGGCGCAAGGGATGGATGCGGCGGCGCTCGCCGATCCGACCTGGCGTGACCAGATGAAGGTTTCGGGGGAAGCGAGAACGCAAACCTTCGCCCGCAAACTGGCGGCCGGCGGCTTTTGCGGGCTGCTTGTGAGGAGCTTTGCCCCCGGCGCCTCGGATGATGATCTCAATCTCGTCCTCTGGACATGGAGCAGCGTGGGGCCCGGTCGGCTGACCCTGATCGACGACGAAGATCGACTTTCGCGATAGTCTGACAGAACATCATCCGTTCAAGCACGAAAAGCCGACCGTATATGAACACGCGACCGGCCTATCATGGCAGGCTAAAGCCGTCGGTTTGCCGTTTTCATGGAAGTCCGTCAGCAGCTTGCCGAGTTCGGAACTCATCAGAAGATCCTGCATCGGGGCATGACCGCCAGGCACGTAGACCGCATCGAAATGGTCGTAACCGACCTGCTCGACCCGTGCGAGGCTGACGGCCGGCGATGTGTCGCTCGACGTCAGTTGCAATTCTGCCAGTTGCACCTCGCTCGCTTTCATCGCCGCTTCATCACTGCCGAAATACATCTTGCCGATGGAGGTCACGTCAACGGAAGGCGCCATACCGTTCGGCGTGCAAAAGTGATCTTATGGCCGGCGTTGAGCAGCGCCTTCACCGGCTGCATCAGTTCATTGAGGTAAAATCCGGTTTTGAACACCTTGCAGTCTTTCAAATCAAGACGGTCCGAGTCGGACAGGACGATCAGTACGTTTCGAGCATGGGTGCTTAGGGTGCTGGCACTCGGTGGATCTGAGCGTGAACGAGGACAGGATCCAGCGCGTGCTGGACTACGCGCGCCAGAATCTTTCAGAGACCCTGGCAATCGACGACCTGGCAGAGGTCGCCTGTCTCAGCCCGCGGCAATTCACGCGACTGTTCCGGTCGGAGACCGGCACGACCCCGGCAAAGGCCGTGGAGGCGCTGCGGGTTGAGGCCGCGAAACTCATGCTGGAGCAGAGCCGTCTGCCGATCGAGGTGATCGCACGCGAAGCGGGCTTCGCCAACCGGGAACGGATGCGCCTGGCGTTTGGCCGCGTGCACGGCGAGGTACCGAGGGCGATCCGCAACGAAGCCGGACCTCTCGCCACGCTCTAGGTTCAGCAAGGGAAACGGGTCGTCAGTCTGGAGGCCTGACCCTTGCCCGATCCGAGGCTGGCGTTGCCGCGGAGGCGTGCCCAGCACCTGCGAAGAAGCGGTACAGCGTGCCTGCCGCCACGATCAGCACGACGACGTTGGCAAAGACGAACAGTGCCGGTGCGGGTGTGCGGGCGATACCTTCGTCGCCGAGCATTAGAAGGCGGATCGGCGCCGCCGCAAGCGCCGTCACGCCGAAGGTGAAGGCCCAATACGATGGCGCGAGGGGTTCACGAAGGATCCAGGGCAGCAGCCTCAGCAGGATCACTGCCTGCAGGATCCCGTATCCGATCATACCGTGGCTAGCAGCAGCGGAGCCTGCGGCGCAATCGCGATGAGGGAGACTGCGCCGACCACCGGCGGGGCGAGCTGGATTCCAAGGGTCGGCCGAAGCGTATTCGCCATTCCCGGCGCCGTCAGCAGCCGATGCAGCAGCACGGACTCGATCGCGAGCCAGCCGAAGAAGTCGGCGCCGAAGACGCACTGCCCGAGATCGGGGGAAACCGAGGGCGGCGCCGACCATAGCGGCGACGAAACTATCGGCGACTGTCGGCAGATAAAGCACCGGCGTCGTATGGCTGGGATCGCGTTCGCCCATCCAGAGGCCACCGGTTCGGCAGACGGCAAAGCCCCCCGTGAACGCCGCTCCCACGACATAGAGTGCAAGAGCGACATCGTAGGCGTAGGGAATGACGCCTCCGGCCACTAGCATCGTGGCGACGCCGGCCAGCCCGATGAAGCAGCACTGCACTGGGTGAGCGGCTTCCGTCAGCGCGAGCTCGCGCGCCACGAGCCATTTCAAACCGTAGAGCGTCGTGACCGCGAGCCACACGAGTCCGGCGGCCAGCATCAACGGCTCTCCGACGAGAGCCGGCAGCCCCCAGGCGAGATGGGCGGCGCGCCAAGCGCCACCGAGCCCTGCTATGCCGAGCACCATTCCGAAGAACGATGCCGGGCACGATCGGGATGCTCGATATTCTCATCGATCTGTCTTTCGAAACGGCCGCACGCAATCGCAGGCTCCCTGTTAGCAGCCGCCCGTGGCCGGCCAGCCCGCGAGAACAATCTTGCCCTTGGCGCGGCCGCTCTCGATCAGGACATGCGCCCGGCGGAGGTTTCCGGCCGAAATCGTTCCGAAGACTTCGGTCAGGGTGGTGTCCAGCGTTCCAGTGTCGATCAGCCGGGAGACCTCGTTGAGCAGTGCTCCTTACTCTACCATGTCGGCAGTGCCGAACATCGAGCGGGTAAACATGAACTCCCAGTGCGTCGATACGCTCTTCACCTTGAAGGACGACACGTCAAGCGACGCCGGGTCATCGATCAAAGCAAAGCGGCCCTGCGGCGCGATGAGCTTGGCTATTTCGCCAAGATGCTGATCGGTGTTGGTGGTCGAGAACACGAAGGCGGGCTGCCCGACACCCAGCCGCTCGATCTCCGCCGCGAGCGGTTTTGAATGATCGATCACATGATGTGCGCCGAGACTGCGGCTCCACTCGGCCGTCTCCGGACGCGAGGCCGTGGTGATCAGGGTGATGTCGGTGAGCTTGCGGGCGAGCTGCGTCGTGATCGACCGACCCCGCTGGCGCCGCCGACGATCAGGAGTGCGTTGGCAGCGCCCGGCACGGGCTTGCGGATGTCGAGCCGGTCAAAGAGGACCTCCCAGGCGGTGATGGCGGTCAGCGGCAGGGCCGCGGCCTCCGCGAAGCCGAGTGAGTCGGGCTTCTTGCCGACGATCCGCTCATCGACCAAATGGAACTCAGCGTTCGTCTCCGCGCGGCCGAGCGCACCGGCATAGAAGACCCTATCGCCTGGCGCGAATAGGCTCACTTCCGGACCGACCGCTTCGACGGTGCCGACGGCGTCCCAGCCGAGCACCTTGAACGTCCCCGGTTCGGCCGATGGCCGCATCCTCATCTTGGTATCGACAGGGTTCACGGACACGGCTTCGATCCGCACGACGAGATACCGTCCCGTCGGCTCCGGCCGCGGCAGATCGACGTCGGTAAGGGATGCCGGATCATCGATGGGAAGAGGGGAGCGGACGCCGATAGCTTTCATGATAGGACCTCGCGATGGGAGTAGGTGTTCGAGACCTATCGATCGACAACCGATACCGACAGGACGTAGATGCCGTCATTCGGGCCACGGGACAAACAAGGGTGAGGACCACCGGTCCTCGGATACAAGTTCAGACCCGCGCGATCACCATGACCGCAAAGTTCCGGCAGAAGCGGCTTGTGCCGGTCCACGGCTCATGCCGCATCGTTCGGCATGAGCGCATCGAAGCTTCGTCCATTTGACCCTGAAGCCAGGCGGCTAGCCGAGGCGGATGTTCCACAGATCGATCGAAACGACGAGTGGATCGGTCGTGAAGCTGCTGTCAGGCTGCCTGGCATGGATGCGCCTTCTCGTCGGGAACTTGATACCAGAGACGTCCTCATATCTGTCGATGATGTGAGCGCCAGGCGTGTTGCCTGCGATCTCGACGTCATAATCGTGACGCTTCAAAAGCCCGTCGCCGTCGAAATAGAGCGTTTGGACAGCGCTGTGCGTGGCGATCTCGGTAGGGAAACGGACCGCGAGACGGCGCCAGTCCGCGCCATCGGCTTGCGAAGGCTCAAGCTCTTCGGTCTCGACGCCTGGCCAGGCGAGTAAAAACGGTATGTTCAAATATGTCCACATGGCGCAGCCGGCGAAGTACGCCAGTTGCAGCTCCGTCCAGGGCGTCTGAAGTGTGTGCCCGGCAAAGCTCGCACGCGGCTGCAGAAGCTCTTCGAGAACGGTTCCGTCTTCGGCTTCCAGGGCGACGCGCCCGGGCTCGAAGCGTGAGCGGCGATTGTCGGAGCCAAA
It includes:
- a CDS encoding antitoxin Xre/MbcA/ParS toxin-binding domain-containing protein; translated protein: MGLAQYADEGLFAPRKIADAFRTTSEEIARTAGLGKDAIQRKDRIRSDRTQRRLREMIEIVNKVEPRFGSALMAYAWYRSEPLSGFSGQTAMQLVRNGRADEVLDYIDAVDAGVHA
- a CDS encoding RES family NAD+ phosphorylase gives rise to the protein MHYNGKLYRALNPIYAREPLSGRGAELYGGRFNPKGMPALYTSLTIMTALKEANQVGNLQPTTLVSYDADIETVFDCRDDTALRAQGMDAAALADPTWRDQMKVSGEARTQTFARKLAAGGFCGLLVRSFAPGASDDDLNLVLWTWSSVGPGRLTLIDDEDRLSR
- a CDS encoding dicarboxylate transporter/tellurite-resistance protein TehA; amino-acid sequence: MVLGIAGLGGAWRAAHLAWGLPALVGEPLMLAAGLVWLAVTTLYGLKWLVARELALTEAAHPVQCCFIGLAGVATMLVAGGVIPYAYDVALALYVVGAAFTGGFAVCRTGGLWMGERDPSHTTPVLYLPTVADSFVAAMVGAALGFPRSRAVRLRRRLLRLARDRVRAAASAADGAGNGEYASADPWNPARPAGGRRSLPHRDCAAGSAAASHGMIGYGILQAVILLRLLPWILREPLAPSYWAFTFGVTALAAAPIRLLMLGDEGIARTPAPALFVFANVVVLIVAAGTLYRFFAGAGHASAATPASDRARVRPPD